The Aequorivita sublithincola DSM 14238 genome window below encodes:
- a CDS encoding cell division protein FtsX, giving the protein MSSSFEKYQKRRLISSYFSVVISISLVLFLLGLLGLLVLNSKKVADYFKEQIAITVFLKDSAKEVETTQLKQSLALAEYTKSATFVSKEEAAKEHQETLGENFIEYLGENPLQNSIDVYILADYVTPEKMEEITNELKSKNFVDDVIYDKPLIAQLNENVKRISFWVLVISGIFTFIAVLLINSSIRLSIYSKRFTIKTMQMVGATKKFIRQPFVWKSVRLGIVGAVVAMVGMAVVLYYLNQSFPQLQLLGDPVLLSVLFIFIFLMGVIITWISTFIATQRFLNLRTDDLYY; this is encoded by the coding sequence ATGAGTTCTTCTTTTGAAAAATATCAAAAACGCAGGTTGATTTCTTCCTATTTTTCCGTAGTTATCAGTATTTCACTAGTGCTTTTTCTGTTGGGATTGTTGGGATTGCTTGTGCTGAATTCAAAAAAAGTTGCAGATTATTTTAAGGAACAAATTGCAATAACCGTTTTTCTGAAAGATAGCGCGAAAGAGGTTGAAACCACTCAATTGAAGCAAAGTTTAGCTTTGGCAGAATATACAAAATCCGCAACTTTTGTTTCCAAAGAAGAAGCTGCAAAGGAGCATCAGGAAACTTTAGGCGAAAATTTTATTGAATATTTAGGCGAAAACCCACTTCAGAATAGCATTGACGTTTACATTTTGGCAGATTACGTTACTCCAGAAAAAATGGAGGAAATAACCAACGAGCTGAAAAGCAAGAATTTTGTGGACGATGTGATTTATGACAAACCCTTGATTGCACAGCTTAATGAAAATGTGAAACGCATCAGTTTTTGGGTTTTAGTAATCAGCGGAATCTTTACATTTATCGCAGTATTGCTTATAAACAGTAGTATTAGACTGTCTATTTACTCAAAACGATTTACCATAAAAACAATGCAAATGGTGGGTGCGACTAAGAAATTTATTCGCCAACCTTTTGTTTGGAAAAGTGTTCGGTTAGGAATTGTTGGAGCCGTCGTGGCAATGGTTGGGATGGCGGTGGTGCTTTATTACCTCAACCAAAGTTTTCCTCAGTTGCAATTATTAGGAGATCCAGTACTGCTATCAGTGCTTTTTATATTTATATTTTTAATGGGCGTTATAATAACTTGGATTAGTACTTTTATAGCAACACAAAGGTTTTTGAATTTAAGAACGGACGATTTGTATTATTAG
- the truB gene encoding tRNA pseudouridine(55) synthase TruB, protein MNNKNLQAEDYKEGQVLLIDKPLEWTSFQAVNKLRWLIRKSFDIKKIKVGHAGTLDPLATGLLIICTGKFTKRIDTFQAQEKEYTGSFTLGATTPSYDLETQIDQTFDVSEITSEKIHEATKQFLGEIQQQPPVFSALKKEGKRLYEYARSGEEVEIPFRTVTISEFEITKIELPNIDFRVVCSKGTYIRSLANDFGKALDNGAHLSALRRTRIGEFSVENAVGIEAFEASLPS, encoded by the coding sequence ATGAACAATAAAAACCTTCAAGCCGAGGATTATAAAGAAGGTCAAGTACTATTGATAGACAAACCTTTGGAATGGACTTCCTTTCAAGCGGTGAATAAATTACGTTGGTTAATTCGGAAATCCTTCGACATAAAAAAAATAAAAGTTGGTCACGCTGGGACCTTAGATCCTTTGGCAACGGGACTTTTAATTATCTGCACAGGAAAATTCACAAAAAGAATAGACACTTTTCAAGCGCAGGAAAAAGAATATACTGGGAGTTTTACTTTGGGAGCAACAACGCCAAGTTATGATCTTGAAACCCAAATTGATCAAACCTTCGATGTTTCAGAAATCACTTCTGAAAAAATACACGAAGCTACAAAGCAATTTTTAGGCGAAATACAACAACAACCACCCGTTTTTTCGGCATTGAAAAAAGAAGGAAAACGACTTTATGAATATGCGAGGAGCGGTGAAGAAGTTGAAATTCCTTTCAGAACCGTAACCATTTCAGAATTTGAAATAACAAAGATCGAGCTTCCAAATATAGATTTCAGAGTGGTTTGTAGTAAAGGAACTTATATACGTTCATTAGCGAATGATTTTGGAAAAGCGTTGGACAATGGTGCCCATCTTTCGGCTTTACGAAGAACGCGAATTGGAGAATTCTCAGTAGAAAATGCTGTCGGTATTGAGGCCTTTGAAGCCTCGTTACCAAGTTAA
- a CDS encoding DUF3127 domain-containing protein gives MELQGKIKLIDETKEYGSNGFRKRELVITTEEQYPQVIMIEFVQDKTDLLNAYKVGQDVKVSINVRGREWVNPQGETKYFNSIQGWRVENVSQAAASGNIPPMPPAKSFEPADDVNDDDHDDLPF, from the coding sequence ATGGAATTACAAGGAAAAATCAAATTGATAGACGAAACCAAAGAATACGGTAGCAACGGTTTCAGGAAACGCGAGCTGGTAATTACTACAGAAGAGCAGTATCCACAAGTTATAATGATAGAATTTGTACAAGATAAAACAGATTTGCTGAATGCATATAAAGTGGGACAAGACGTAAAAGTAAGCATTAACGTTCGTGGCCGCGAATGGGTAAACCCACAAGGCGAAACCAAATATTTTAACAGCATCCAAGGATGGCGTGTTGAAAATGTATCTCAAGCAGCAGCCAGCGGAAATATTCCACCAATGCCACCTGCTAAATCTTTTGAACCAGCAGACGATGTTAATGATGATGATCACGATGACCTTCCCTTTTAA
- a CDS encoding DUF3098 domain-containing protein gives MGEKKRKEETTAKFIFERKNYKFMLIGVAFIVLGFILMTGGGSDDPTIFNPEIYNWRRIRLAPAMVLLGFAIEVYAILLKPDSKEEN, from the coding sequence ATGGGAGAAAAGAAACGAAAAGAAGAAACTACTGCAAAGTTTATTTTTGAAAGAAAAAACTACAAGTTCATGCTAATTGGCGTGGCGTTTATTGTTTTGGGCTTTATACTAATGACTGGCGGTGGCAGTGACGACCCAACCATTTTTAATCCTGAAATTTACAATTGGAGAAGAATACGTTTAGCTCCAGCAATGGTGCTTTTAGGCTTTGCGATTGAAGTGTATGCCATTTTATTGAAACCCGATAGTAAAGAAGAAAATTAG
- a CDS encoding agmatine deiminase family protein — translation MKNNYTKYLLVLLMALQTAFAISQEKPNLPHNLTESEKALVSEFQFTSQRLSGPPSGPVRAAAEWEEVEYLLITWNPAYPTILRQIVQAGVQECKVIITTQNQASVSNYLTSNGVDITNVTFLNVPWDSIWIRDYAGNTIYSNDVGDLALTDWIYNRPRPNDDVMPIAHAAQAGIPLYTTNSGTNDLVNTGGNYMSDGMGNAFASKLILNENAPGNPYGVSVKTEAQIDGIMQEYMGINRFVKMNTLPYDQIHHIDMHMKLLDEETILVSKYPTGVADGPQIEANIQYVLNNFQSPFGTPYKIEWIDSPPSTNGNYPDNGGPYNTYSNAVFVNKTIMVPTYRPEVDAPALAQYQEMLPGYNVVGIDVDNPGENLINSKGAIHCITHTIGVADPLWIVHQPIEEANAGSTVHIEAFIKHKSFITEAKVFWREEGNSTFNEIDMAPSNSDYWLADLTIPNISGNIQYYIWAKSISGKELTRPIVAPAGYWTIQVETLSADEWAQNHISAAYPNPTTGKVSFNMNAIQGEVKVEIHNLLGQKLYEANVENGNGIITLDLNQNWQGTLLITFEGDFGKVHKKVIKI, via the coding sequence ATGAAAAACAACTACACAAAATACCTTTTGGTATTATTGATGGCATTGCAGACAGCCTTCGCTATTTCACAGGAAAAACCAAATCTACCGCATAATTTAACCGAATCCGAAAAAGCATTGGTTTCGGAATTTCAGTTTACAAGTCAGCGACTTTCCGGGCCACCTTCCGGTCCCGTTCGAGCTGCCGCAGAATGGGAAGAAGTAGAATATCTTTTGATTACTTGGAACCCAGCATACCCTACAATTCTTAGACAAATAGTTCAAGCTGGCGTTCAGGAATGTAAAGTGATAATTACTACACAAAACCAAGCTTCGGTTTCAAATTATTTGACATCCAATGGTGTTGATATAACAAACGTTACATTTTTAAATGTTCCGTGGGATAGTATTTGGATTCGCGATTACGCCGGAAACACGATCTATTCAAACGATGTGGGCGACCTCGCACTGACGGATTGGATTTACAATCGTCCGCGTCCAAATGATGACGTAATGCCAATAGCCCACGCTGCGCAAGCGGGTATTCCACTTTACACAACCAATTCCGGAACAAATGATTTAGTGAATACTGGCGGAAATTATATGAGCGACGGTATGGGAAATGCTTTCGCTTCAAAATTAATTTTGAACGAAAATGCTCCTGGAAATCCTTATGGCGTAAGCGTTAAGACCGAAGCCCAAATAGACGGAATTATGCAGGAGTATATGGGTATTAATCGTTTTGTGAAGATGAACACACTTCCGTACGACCAGATTCATCATATAGATATGCATATGAAATTGCTTGATGAAGAAACCATTCTCGTAAGCAAATATCCTACTGGTGTAGCAGATGGACCACAGATTGAAGCGAATATTCAATATGTTTTGAATAATTTTCAATCTCCTTTTGGTACGCCTTATAAAATAGAATGGATTGACTCGCCGCCAAGCACAAACGGAAACTATCCAGATAATGGTGGCCCTTACAACACTTATAGCAATGCAGTTTTCGTAAACAAAACGATTATGGTTCCCACCTATCGTCCAGAAGTTGATGCACCGGCTTTGGCACAATATCAGGAAATGTTGCCTGGTTATAACGTGGTTGGAATAGACGTAGATAATCCAGGTGAAAATTTAATTAATTCCAAAGGCGCAATTCATTGTATAACCCACACCATTGGCGTTGCAGATCCGCTTTGGATTGTTCATCAACCTATTGAAGAGGCTAATGCGGGAAGCACTGTCCATATCGAGGCGTTTATTAAACACAAATCCTTTATAACGGAAGCAAAGGTTTTTTGGCGTGAAGAAGGCAACAGTACCTTTAACGAAATTGACATGGCACCATCCAACAGTGATTATTGGTTGGCAGATTTAACCATTCCAAACATTTCAGGAAACATTCAATATTATATTTGGGCAAAATCCATAAGCGGAAAAGAATTGACTCGCCCCATCGTAGCTCCAGCGGGATATTGGACTATTCAAGTTGAAACACTTTCAGCAGACGAGTGGGCGCAGAACCATATTTCAGCGGCCTATCCAAACCCAACTACTGGCAAAGTTTCTTTTAATATGAATGCCATTCAAGGCGAAGTGAAAGTTGAAATTCACAATCTTTTAGGTCAAAAATTATATGAAGCCAATGTTGAAAACGGTAATGGAATAATAACCTTAGATTTAAACCAAAATTGGCAAGGAACCTTACTTATTACCTTTGAAGGTGACTTCGGAAAAGTTCATAAAAAAGTCATTAAGATTTAG
- the aat gene encoding leucyl/phenylalanyl-tRNA--protein transferase produces the protein MHFLTEKLWFPNIEEATGDGLLAIGGNLSVERLLLAYNSGIFPWYEANQPILWWSPDPRMILFPEKFKVSKSLRKSIKSEKFKITFNQNFMEVIKNCATVSRNGQTGTWITKEMQEAYVALHKADHAMSIEVWEKDKLVGGLYGLDLPQKKVFCGESMFSLVSDASKVAFYHLSEYVKTKNYKFIDCQIYNGHLESLGAEEIGRAEFLEMLLR, from the coding sequence ATGCACTTTTTAACTGAAAAGCTTTGGTTTCCAAATATAGAAGAAGCGACGGGCGATGGACTTCTGGCTATTGGCGGTAATCTTTCCGTAGAGCGATTATTGCTTGCTTATAATTCTGGAATTTTCCCTTGGTATGAAGCAAATCAGCCAATTTTGTGGTGGAGCCCAGACCCACGAATGATTTTATTTCCTGAAAAATTCAAGGTTTCTAAAAGCCTTCGGAAATCTATAAAAAGTGAAAAATTCAAAATTACATTCAACCAAAATTTCATGGAAGTTATTAAAAACTGCGCAACGGTTTCAAGAAATGGACAAACTGGAACTTGGATAACAAAAGAAATGCAAGAAGCTTATGTGGCTCTTCATAAAGCCGATCACGCTATGTCCATCGAGGTTTGGGAAAAAGACAAACTTGTGGGCGGACTATACGGACTAGACCTTCCACAGAAGAAAGTATTTTGTGGTGAGAGTATGTTTAGTCTTGTTAGCGACGCTTCAAAAGTGGCTTTTTATCATCTTTCAGAATATGTAAAAACCAAAAATTATAAGTTTATTGATTGCCAGATTTATAATGGACATTTAGAAAGTTTGGGGGCAGAGGAGATTGGGAGAGCCGAGTTTTTAGAAATGCTTTTAAGGTAA
- a CDS encoding energy transducer TonB, giving the protein MKLSGDKEEINNEETYDVVMAPEELLPEDLEIAALTPEVVKVETNRAYNEAEKFISSVENENQDKTETTEGKLQEMNDALENSKNENGKGTSLTKKVEKEKKAQLSNSESGKDAVAVVKSGNRNTTISYQLVNRKDMDLPNPVYTCYGFGKVVVNIEVNNLGKVVKNSYNKTASTTSNECLIDAALEYAEAARFNTDASKEKQLGTITFNFPGQQ; this is encoded by the coding sequence ATGAAGCTTTCTGGAGACAAAGAAGAAATTAATAATGAAGAAACCTATGATGTAGTAATGGCGCCAGAAGAATTGCTTCCAGAAGATTTAGAAATCGCCGCGCTTACTCCAGAAGTTGTAAAAGTTGAAACCAACCGAGCCTACAACGAAGCCGAAAAATTTATTTCTTCTGTAGAAAACGAAAACCAAGATAAAACTGAAACTACTGAAGGCAAACTTCAGGAAATGAATGATGCCTTGGAGAATTCAAAAAATGAAAATGGCAAAGGCACTTCGCTAACGAAAAAAGTTGAAAAGGAAAAGAAGGCACAGTTATCTAACTCCGAAAGTGGGAAAGATGCAGTTGCCGTTGTGAAAAGCGGGAACAGAAACACTACAATAAGTTACCAATTGGTAAACCGAAAAGATATGGATTTACCAAATCCCGTCTACACTTGTTACGGTTTTGGAAAGGTTGTTGTAAATATTGAGGTAAACAATCTCGGGAAAGTTGTAAAAAATTCATACAATAAAACAGCCTCTACAACTTCTAACGAATGCTTAATTGATGCGGCTTTGGAATATGCTGAAGCAGCTCGTTTTAATACCGATGCTTCAAAAGAAAAACAATTGGGGACCATTACATTTAACTTCCCAGGACAACAGTGA
- a CDS encoding HepT-like ribonuclease domain-containing protein, translating to MQHNKDLTYLKNIATYLQKMLKFSDGLTLEEFRENEMAYDACVLNFINVAESFKLLSSSFKLKYPTIPYHKIMGLRNIAAHTYEGLDATILYETIKKDIPFLAVEINNILKNEQ from the coding sequence ATGCAGCATAATAAAGATTTGACCTATCTAAAAAATATTGCAACTTATCTTCAAAAGATGCTCAAATTTTCTGATGGTTTAACTTTGGAAGAATTTAGAGAAAATGAAATGGCTTATGACGCTTGTGTTTTGAATTTTATTAATGTCGCAGAATCTTTCAAGCTTTTATCTTCTAGCTTTAAGCTTAAATATCCAACTATACCTTATCATAAAATTATGGGGCTGCGTAATATCGCTGCGCATACATATGAAGGATTAGACGCTACAATTTTATACGAAACGATAAAAAAAGACATTCCATTTCTTGCGGTTGAAATAAACAATATCCTCAAAAATGAACAATAA
- a CDS encoding DNA-3-methyladenine glycosylase I, translating into MNLEKIRCGWCGNDPLYMKYHDEEWGVPVKDDNTFFEFLVLETFQAGLSWITILRKRENFREAFDNFDYKKIAKYDQSKIDTLLQNEGIIRNKLKVHSAVTNAKLFMEIQKEFGSFSNYIWGFVNNKPIKNVWKTHTDAPATTVESDALSKDLKKRGFKFVGSTIVYAFMQATGLVNDHIESCFQYHKV; encoded by the coding sequence ATGAATTTAGAAAAAATACGTTGTGGTTGGTGTGGAAATGATCCGCTTTATATGAAATATCACGACGAAGAATGGGGCGTTCCTGTGAAAGATGACAACACGTTTTTTGAATTTTTAGTTCTTGAAACATTTCAGGCGGGATTAAGTTGGATTACAATTCTTCGGAAGCGCGAAAATTTCAGAGAGGCTTTTGATAATTTCGATTATAAAAAAATTGCGAAATACGACCAATCAAAAATTGATACGTTGCTTCAAAATGAAGGAATTATTCGCAATAAACTAAAGGTTCATTCTGCAGTTACAAATGCTAAACTGTTTATGGAAATTCAGAAAGAGTTCGGTAGTTTCAGCAACTATATTTGGGGTTTTGTGAATAATAAACCCATTAAAAATGTCTGGAAAACACATACTGATGCGCCTGCAACAACTGTGGAAAGTGATGCTTTAAGCAAAGACTTAAAAAAACGAGGGTTTAAATTTGTTGGTAGCACCATTGTTTACGCCTTTATGCAAGCTACTGGACTAGTAAATGACCATATTGAAAGCTGTTTTCAGTATCACAAGGTGTAA
- a CDS encoding nucleotidyltransferase family protein, translating to MDPKINKIIIETLLPFNPKQICVFGSYARGEMNDDSDIDILVDFPRGVTYLDMGGIYMDLFEKINRKIDLVTKDGLKPIYRPFIEEDLIEIYNAA from the coding sequence ATGGATCCGAAAATCAATAAAATAATCATAGAAACGCTTCTGCCGTTTAACCCAAAACAGATTTGTGTTTTTGGGAGCTATGCGCGTGGTGAGATGAATGATGATAGTGATATTGATATTCTTGTAGATTTTCCAAGAGGAGTAACCTATTTAGATATGGGGGGTATATATATGGATTTATTTGAAAAAATAAACAGGAAGATTGATTTGGTTACCAAAGATGGCTTAAAGCCGATTTATAGACCTTTTATTGAAGAGGATTTAATCGAAATTTACAATGCAGCATAA
- a CDS encoding UbiA family prenyltransferase: protein MSRPGLWFPTVWIYLVPFGLSANFWEKPLFWVGLLFVTFPLNFLVYGLNDYTDGKADSLNPRKGNYLFGAKFSKEELTNVPWHISYIIIPFIAYFSYVGGSNLFIILMFMIVVNIIYNYKPFRIKERPPFEILVQVGYVFIALFSIVLNDLYMLPWQTFLYLTFFAFQAHIAGEIMDIEPDILSEKKTTAVLIGRKKAKFLMLFLLLFEVYILKFWFDDWVLSGFLAAFSIWLILDIFVFFKAKPYTVRQMKIFGIAINISAILSMIWVLYSGNLLQPNF from the coding sequence ATTTCCCGACCAGGGCTTTGGTTTCCTACGGTTTGGATTTATTTAGTGCCCTTTGGCCTTTCTGCAAATTTTTGGGAAAAACCACTTTTTTGGGTTGGCCTTCTCTTTGTCACTTTCCCCTTGAATTTTCTGGTGTATGGATTGAATGATTATACAGATGGAAAAGCAGATTCCCTAAACCCAAGAAAAGGAAACTATCTTTTTGGCGCTAAATTTAGCAAAGAGGAACTAACAAATGTTCCTTGGCATATTAGTTATATAATTATTCCTTTCATAGCATACTTTTCATATGTTGGTGGCAGCAATCTCTTCATTATTCTTATGTTTATGATTGTTGTAAATATAATCTACAATTACAAACCTTTCCGCATAAAGGAAAGACCGCCTTTTGAAATATTAGTTCAGGTGGGTTATGTTTTTATCGCGCTTTTCAGCATTGTTCTTAATGATTTGTATATGCTTCCGTGGCAAACATTTCTTTATCTCACATTCTTTGCATTTCAGGCACATATAGCTGGGGAGATCATGGATATTGAACCAGATATCTTATCTGAAAAGAAAACAACAGCAGTATTAATAGGTAGAAAAAAAGCAAAGTTTTTGATGCTTTTTCTGCTTTTGTTTGAAGTCTATATTTTAAAATTTTGGTTTGATGATTGGGTGCTTTCTGGATTTTTGGCCGCATTCTCAATCTGGCTGATTTTAGATATCTTCGTTTTTTTCAAAGCCAAACCCTACACGGTGAGACAAATGAAAATCTTCGGAATAGCAATCAATATTTCCGCAATTCTTTCTATGATTTGGGTACTTTATTCCGGAAACCTGTTGCAACCAAATTTTTAA
- a CDS encoding undecaprenyl-diphosphate phosphatase, with the protein MDTLQAVVLAIIEGLTEFLPVSSTGHMIIASSFFGIAGDDFTKLFTIVIQLGTIMSVVVLYFKRFFQSMDFYYKLFVAFLPAVFLGLLLSDFIDSLLENPITVAVSLIIGGFILLKVDDWFGDGEQTEISYLTALKIGFFQCLAMIPGVSRSGASIVGGMSQKLSRTVAAEFSFFLAIPTMFGATVKKSYDYYEAGFQLSSDQVNLLIIGNVVGFLVALIAIKSFISYLSKNGFKIFGYYRIIAGVVVLLIHFFIQELTVI; encoded by the coding sequence GTGGATACATTACAAGCCGTAGTTCTTGCAATTATTGAAGGACTTACCGAATTTTTACCTGTTTCCTCAACGGGGCATATGATAATCGCTTCTTCCTTTTTCGGGATTGCAGGCGACGATTTTACCAAGCTTTTTACCATCGTTATCCAACTCGGAACCATTATGAGCGTTGTAGTTTTATACTTTAAGCGTTTTTTTCAAAGTATGGATTTCTATTACAAGCTTTTTGTGGCATTTCTTCCTGCTGTATTTCTAGGATTGCTTTTAAGTGATTTTATCGATAGTCTTTTGGAAAACCCAATAACCGTTGCGGTTTCGTTAATTATTGGCGGATTTATTCTGTTGAAAGTGGACGATTGGTTTGGAGATGGCGAGCAGACTGAAATTTCCTATTTAACTGCTTTAAAAATTGGTTTCTTTCAATGTTTGGCAATGATTCCAGGTGTTTCCCGAAGTGGCGCAAGCATTGTGGGAGGTATGAGCCAAAAACTCTCAAGAACTGTAGCTGCGGAATTTTCTTTCTTTTTAGCAATTCCAACAATGTTTGGAGCTACTGTAAAAAAGAGTTATGATTATTATGAAGCGGGTTTTCAGCTTTCTTCAGACCAAGTGAATCTGTTGATTATTGGGAATGTAGTTGGTTTTTTGGTGGCTTTAATTGCCATCAAATCTTTCATTTCATACCTCAGCAAAAACGGTTTTAAAATCTTCGGTTATTATCGTATTATTGCGGGAGTCGTTGTATTATTGATTCACTTTTTTATTCAGGAACTTACCGTTATTTAA